One region of Nycticebus coucang isolate mNycCou1 chromosome 10, mNycCou1.pri, whole genome shotgun sequence genomic DNA includes:
- the PIGR gene encoding polymeric immunoglobulin receptor isoform X2: MTLFLLACLLAAFPVVSMKSPIFGPQEVSSVEGNSVSIRCYYPPTSVNRHTRKYWCRQGASGRCTTLISSEGYVSNDYAGRANLTNFPENGTFVVDVAHLTQNDSGRYKCGLGISSRGLSFDVSLEVSQGPELPSDTQVYTVDMGRTVTINCPFKRENAQKKKSLCKKTGQSCILVIDSSKYVHPQYSGRISLIIQGTSQSTFSVVIQQVKFKDAGLYVCQAGADSSGDKKNADLQVLKPEPELVYGDLRSSVSFDCAVGPEMANVAKFLCRVRNGETCDVVINTLSTRDPDFEGRILLTPKDKNGHFSVLITGLRKEDAGLYLCGAHSDGLMQDGTSVQAWQLFVNEETMMPHSSSVVKGVAGSSVSVLCPYSPKEGSTSKYWCRWEGAGNGRCPLLVESQGLVQEQYEGRLALLDEPGNGTYTVILNQLTPEDAGFYWCLTNGDTRWRTTVELKVIEGKPNLKVPETVTAVLGKTLKLPCHFPCKFYSHEKYWCKWSNKGCQVLPSQDEGPSGAFVNCDQNSRIISLNLNSVTKEDEGWYWCGVKQGHSYGETAAVYVAVEEKVQESSDVSPANANAAPGELVEPRAREIENKAVQDPRLFAEERVVEDAGDPAGGSGAPADTSSSKGQSGTSKVLFSTLVSLGLVLVLGAVAVGVARARHRKNVDRVSVASYRTDIGMSDFENSREFGANDNMGASPVTQETSLEGKDEFNTTTESTPETKEPKKAKRSSKEEAEMAYTAFLLQASNVAAEAQDGPKEA; encoded by the exons ATGACACTCTTCTTGCTTGCCTGCCTGCTGGCTGCCTTTCCAG TGGTTTCCATGAAGAGTCCCATATTTGGCCCCCAGGAAGTGAGCAGTGTGGAAGGTAACTCAGTGTCCATCAGGTGCTACTACCCACCCACCTCTGTCAACCGGCACACCCGGAAGTACTGGTGCCGGCAGGGAGCCAGCGGCCGCTGTACAACCCTCATCTCCTCTGAGGGCTACGTCTCCAATGACTACGCGGGCAGAGCTAACCTCACTAACTTCCCAGAGAATGGCACATTTGTGGTGGATGTCGCCCACCTAACCCAGAATGACTCTGGGCGTTACAAGTGTGGCCTGGGCATCAGTAGCCGAGGCCTGTCCTTTGACGTCAGCCTGGAGGTCAGCCAGG GTCCTGAGCTCCCAAGTGATACTCAAGTCTACACAGTAGACATGGGCAGAACGGTGACCATCAACTGCCCTTTCAAGAGGGAGAATGCTCAGAAGAAGAAGTCCTTGTGCAAGAAGACAGGCCAGTCCTGTATACTAGTCATTGACTCCAGTAAGTATGTGCACCCGCAGTACAGTGGCAGAATCAGCCTTATTATTCAGGGTACCAGCCAATCCACGTTCAGCGTTGTCATCCAACAAGTCAAATTCAAAGATGCTGGGCTGTATGTCTGCCAGGCTGGGGCTGATTCCAGTGGGGATAAGAAGAATGCTGATCTCCAAGTGCTAAAGCCAGAACCCGAGCTGGTTTATGGAGACCTGAGAAGCTCGGTGTCCTTTGACTGTGCTGTGGGCCCTGAGATGGCAAATGTGGCCAAATTTTTGTGCCGGGTGAGGAATGGGGAAACATGTGATGTGGTCATCAACACCCTGAGCACGAGAGATCCGGACTTTGAGGGCAGGATCCTACTCACCccgaaggataagaatggtcacttcagtGTGCTGATCACAGGACTGAGAAAGGAAGATGCAGGGCTCTACCTGTGTGGAGCCCACTCTGATGGACTGATGCAAGATGGCACTTCCGTCCAGGCTTGGCAACTCTTCGTTAATGAGG AGACCATGATGCCCCACAGCTCTTCTGTGGTGAAGGGTGTAGCTGGAAGCTCCGTGTCGGTGCTCTGCCCCTACAGCCCGAAGGAGGGCAGCACGTCCAAGTACTGGTGCCGCTGGGAGGGGGCAGGCAACGGCCGCTGCCCCCTGCTGGTGGAGAGCCAGGGGCTGGTGCAGGAGCAGTACGAGGGCAGACTGGCACTGCTGGATGAGCCTGGCAATGGCACCTACACCGTCATACTCAACCAGCTCACCCCCGAGGACGCCGGCTTCTACTGGTGTCTGACCAATGGTGACACTCGCTGGAGGACCACAGTGGAGCTCAAGGTTATTGAAG GAAAACCGAACCTCAAGGTACCAGAGACTGTCACTGCTGTGCTGGGAAAGACCCTCAAGCTGCCCTGCCACTTTCCATGCAAATTCTACTCCCATGAGAAATACTGGTGCAAGTGGAGCAACAAGGGCTGCCAGGTCCTGCCCAGCCAAGATGAAGGACCCAGTGGGGCCTTTGTGAACTGTGACCAGAACAGCCGGATCATTTCCCTGAACCTGAACTCAGTCACCAAGGAGGATGAGGGCTGGTACTGGTGTGGGGTGAAGCAGGGCCACAGCTATGGAGAGACGGCCGCTGTGTATGTGGCAGTTGAGGAGAAAGTACAGG AGTCCTCCGATGTCAGCCCAGCAAATGCAAATGCTGCTCCTGGTGAGTTGGTAGAGCCAAGGGCCAGGGAGATTGAAAACAAAGCTGTGCAGGATCCCAGGCTTTTTGCGGAGGAAAGAGTGGTGGAGGATGCAGGAGACCCAGCCGGTGGGAGTGGAGCACCAGCAGATACCAGCAG CTCTAAGGGGCAAAGCGGGACTTCCAAAGTGCTGTTCTCCACCCTGGTGTCCTTGGGCCTGGTGCTGGTGCTGGGAGCTGTAGCTGTTGGGGTAGCCAGAGCCCGGCACAGAAAGAATGTGG ACCGGGTTTCAGTTGCAAGCTACAGGACAGACATAGGCATGTCAGACTTTGAGAATTCCAGGGAATTTGGAGCCAATGACAACATGGGAGCTTCTCCAGTCACTCAGGAGACATCCCTTGAAGGAAAAGACG AGTTCAACACCACCACGGAGAGCACCCCAGAGACCAAAGAACCTAAGAAGGCAAAAAGG TCATCCAAGGAAGAAGCCGAGATGGCCTACACAGCCTTCCTGCTCCAGGCCAGCAATGTGGCCGCTGAGGCCCAGGACGGGCCCAAGGAAGCCTAA
- the FCMR gene encoding fas apoptotic inhibitory molecule 3 isoform X2: MGPCSGRSQGLWLWSLCFLPVSWALTILPEVHVDGELGGSIIIKCPIPKMQVRMYLCRETSRPGICATVVSSNNFIKKEYMGRVTLLQSPDKNLFLVKMTELTENDSGDYACGVGTHTDRGKTQKVTLNIHSEYEPLWEEDPMPEPPKWFHQFLHQQVPYWFQMPTHASSSKFTSKVITRAQRTETPPVYQPSTTTLTIHHPRVSRASSVAAAKSPTLLPSTTVSKTSAQEGLLRPQTASYNHHSRLHRQRAFNHGLHSGREGQGFHILIPTILGLFLIALVGLLVKRAIQRRKALSRRVRRLAVRMRALEASQRPLASRRLRSQNNVYSACPRRARPADAAGEGEAPVPGPGMSAPPAPPQEYEAPWLHASSLKTGSEYIP; this comes from the exons ATGGGACCTTGCTCTGGAAGGAGCCAGGGCCTCTGGCTTTGGTCACTTTGCTTCCTGCCAG TATCCTGGGCTCTGACGATCCTCCCAGAAGTCCATGTGGATGGGGAGCTGGGTGGATCCATTATCATCAAGTGCCCAATTCCTAAAATGCAAGTGCGGATGTATCTGTGCCGCGAGACAAGTAGACCTGGAATATGTGCCACTGTGGTGTCCAGCAACAACTTCATCAAGAAGGAGTACATGGGCAGAGTCACTCTGCTGCAGTCCCCAGACAAGAATCTGTTCCTAGTGAAGATGACAGAACTGACCGAAAATGACAGTGGAGACTATGCTTGTGGGgtgggcacacacacagacaggggCAAGACCCAGAAAGTCACCCTCAACATCCACAGTG AGTATGAGCCACTCTGGGAAGAGGATCCAATGCCTGAGCCTCCAAAATGGTTTCATCAATTTCTGCACCAGCAGGTACCCTATTGGTTCCAGATGCCTACGCATGCCAGTTCTTCCAAATTCACATCCAAAG TTATCACACGGGCTCAGAGGACTGAGACCCCTCCAGTCTACCAACCTTCCACCACCACCCTAACCATCCACCACCCTCGAGTTTCTAGAGCATCTTCAGTAGCAGCAGCCAAGTCCCCAACCCTCCTGCCAtccaccacagtttcaaagaccTCAGCTCAGGAGGGGCTGCTCAGGCCTCAGACCGCCAGCTACAACCACCACAGCCGGCTACACAGGCAGAG agCATTCAACCACGGCTTACATTCTGGGAGGGAAGGCCAAGGATTTCACATCCTGATCCCAACCATCCTGGGCCTTTTCCTGATAGCACTTGTGGGGCTCTTGGTGAAAAGGGCCATtcaaaggagaaaag CCCTCTCCAGGAGAGTTCGCCGACTGGCAGTGAGGATGAGAGCTCTGGAGGCCTCCCAGCGGCCTCTGGCCTCGCGGCGGCTGCGCTCCCAAAACAACGTCTACAGCGCCTGCCCGCGGCGCGCTCGGCCGGCAGACGCTGCGG GCGAGGGGGAGGCCCCGGTCCCTGGCCCGGGAATGTCGGCGCCCCCAGCTCCGCCGCAG GAGTACGAAGCTCCCTGGCTCCATGCCTCGTCTTTGAAGACCGGCAGTGAATAT ATCCCATAA
- the FCMR gene encoding fas apoptotic inhibitory molecule 3 isoform X5: protein MCHCGVQQQLHQEGVHGQSHSAAVPRQESVPSAEYEPLWEEDPMPEPPKWFHQFLHQQVPYWFQMPTHASSSKFTSKVITRAQRTETPPVYQPSTTTLTIHHPRVSRASSVAAAKSPTLLPSTTVSKTSAQEGLLRPQTASYNHHSRLHRQRAFNHGLHSGREGQGFHILIPTILGLFLIALVGLLVKRAIQRRKALSRRVRRLAVRMRALEASQRPLASRRLRSQNNVYSACPRRARPADAAGEGEAPVPGPGMSAPPAPPQEYEAPWLHASSLKTGSEYVGFYHQSDAKREDAVSDDYINIPA, encoded by the exons ATGTGCCACTGTGGTGTCCAGCAACAACTTCATCAAGAAGGAGTACATGGGCAGAGTCACTCTGCTGCAGTCCCCAGACAAGAATCTGTTCCTAGTG CAGAGTATGAGCCACTCTGGGAAGAGGATCCAATGCCTGAGCCTCCAAAATGGTTTCATCAATTTCTGCACCAGCAGGTACCCTATTGGTTCCAGATGCCTACGCATGCCAGTTCTTCCAAATTCACATCCAAAG TTATCACACGGGCTCAGAGGACTGAGACCCCTCCAGTCTACCAACCTTCCACCACCACCCTAACCATCCACCACCCTCGAGTTTCTAGAGCATCTTCAGTAGCAGCAGCCAAGTCCCCAACCCTCCTGCCAtccaccacagtttcaaagaccTCAGCTCAGGAGGGGCTGCTCAGGCCTCAGACCGCCAGCTACAACCACCACAGCCGGCTACACAGGCAGAG agCATTCAACCACGGCTTACATTCTGGGAGGGAAGGCCAAGGATTTCACATCCTGATCCCAACCATCCTGGGCCTTTTCCTGATAGCACTTGTGGGGCTCTTGGTGAAAAGGGCCATtcaaaggagaaaag CCCTCTCCAGGAGAGTTCGCCGACTGGCAGTGAGGATGAGAGCTCTGGAGGCCTCCCAGCGGCCTCTGGCCTCGCGGCGGCTGCGCTCCCAAAACAACGTCTACAGCGCCTGCCCGCGGCGCGCTCGGCCGGCAGACGCTGCGG GCGAGGGGGAGGCCCCGGTCCCTGGCCCGGGAATGTCGGCGCCCCCAGCTCCGCCGCAG GAGTACGAAGCTCCCTGGCTCCATGCCTCGTCTTTGAAGACCGGCAGTGAATATGTGGGTTTCTACCACCAATCTGATGCCAAGAGGGAGGATGCTGTTTCGGATGACTACATCAATATTCCTGCCTGA
- the FCMR gene encoding fas apoptotic inhibitory molecule 3 isoform X4, with protein MGPCSGRSQGLWLWSLCFLPEYEPLWEEDPMPEPPKWFHQFLHQQVPYWFQMPTHASSSKFTSKVITRAQRTETPPVYQPSTTTLTIHHPRVSRASSVAAAKSPTLLPSTTVSKTSAQEGLLRPQTASYNHHSRLHRQRAFNHGLHSGREGQGFHILIPTILGLFLIALVGLLVKRAIQRRKALSRRVRRLAVRMRALEASQRPLASRRLRSQNNVYSACPRRARPADAAGEGEAPVPGPGMSAPPAPPQEYEAPWLHASSLKTGSEYVGFYHQSDAKREDAVSDDYINIPA; from the exons ATGGGACCTTGCTCTGGAAGGAGCCAGGGCCTCTGGCTTTGGTCACTTTGCTTCCTGCCAG AGTATGAGCCACTCTGGGAAGAGGATCCAATGCCTGAGCCTCCAAAATGGTTTCATCAATTTCTGCACCAGCAGGTACCCTATTGGTTCCAGATGCCTACGCATGCCAGTTCTTCCAAATTCACATCCAAAG TTATCACACGGGCTCAGAGGACTGAGACCCCTCCAGTCTACCAACCTTCCACCACCACCCTAACCATCCACCACCCTCGAGTTTCTAGAGCATCTTCAGTAGCAGCAGCCAAGTCCCCAACCCTCCTGCCAtccaccacagtttcaaagaccTCAGCTCAGGAGGGGCTGCTCAGGCCTCAGACCGCCAGCTACAACCACCACAGCCGGCTACACAGGCAGAG agCATTCAACCACGGCTTACATTCTGGGAGGGAAGGCCAAGGATTTCACATCCTGATCCCAACCATCCTGGGCCTTTTCCTGATAGCACTTGTGGGGCTCTTGGTGAAAAGGGCCATtcaaaggagaaaag CCCTCTCCAGGAGAGTTCGCCGACTGGCAGTGAGGATGAGAGCTCTGGAGGCCTCCCAGCGGCCTCTGGCCTCGCGGCGGCTGCGCTCCCAAAACAACGTCTACAGCGCCTGCCCGCGGCGCGCTCGGCCGGCAGACGCTGCGG GCGAGGGGGAGGCCCCGGTCCCTGGCCCGGGAATGTCGGCGCCCCCAGCTCCGCCGCAG GAGTACGAAGCTCCCTGGCTCCATGCCTCGTCTTTGAAGACCGGCAGTGAATATGTGGGTTTCTACCACCAATCTGATGCCAAGAGGGAGGATGCTGTTTCGGATGACTACATCAATATTCCTGCCTGA
- the FCMR gene encoding fas apoptotic inhibitory molecule 3 isoform X3, with product MGPCSGRSQGLWLWSLCFLPVSWALTILPEVHVDGELGGSIIIKCPIPKMQVRMYLCRETSRPGICATVVSSNNFIKKEYMGRVTLLQSPDKNLFLVKMTELTENDSGDYACGVGTHTDRGKTQKVTLNIHSEYEPLWEEDPMPEPPKWFHQFLHQQVPYWFQMPTHASSSKFTSKVITRAQRTETPPVYQPSTTTLTIHHPRVSRASSVAAAKSPTLLPSTTVSKTSAQEGLLRPQTASYNHHSRLHRQRAFNHGLHSGREGQGFHILIPTILGLFLIALVGLLVKRAIQRRKALSRRVRRLAVRMRALEASQRPLASRRLRSQNNVYSACPRRARPADAAGEGEAPVPGPGMSAPPAPPQIP from the exons ATGGGACCTTGCTCTGGAAGGAGCCAGGGCCTCTGGCTTTGGTCACTTTGCTTCCTGCCAG TATCCTGGGCTCTGACGATCCTCCCAGAAGTCCATGTGGATGGGGAGCTGGGTGGATCCATTATCATCAAGTGCCCAATTCCTAAAATGCAAGTGCGGATGTATCTGTGCCGCGAGACAAGTAGACCTGGAATATGTGCCACTGTGGTGTCCAGCAACAACTTCATCAAGAAGGAGTACATGGGCAGAGTCACTCTGCTGCAGTCCCCAGACAAGAATCTGTTCCTAGTGAAGATGACAGAACTGACCGAAAATGACAGTGGAGACTATGCTTGTGGGgtgggcacacacacagacaggggCAAGACCCAGAAAGTCACCCTCAACATCCACAGTG AGTATGAGCCACTCTGGGAAGAGGATCCAATGCCTGAGCCTCCAAAATGGTTTCATCAATTTCTGCACCAGCAGGTACCCTATTGGTTCCAGATGCCTACGCATGCCAGTTCTTCCAAATTCACATCCAAAG TTATCACACGGGCTCAGAGGACTGAGACCCCTCCAGTCTACCAACCTTCCACCACCACCCTAACCATCCACCACCCTCGAGTTTCTAGAGCATCTTCAGTAGCAGCAGCCAAGTCCCCAACCCTCCTGCCAtccaccacagtttcaaagaccTCAGCTCAGGAGGGGCTGCTCAGGCCTCAGACCGCCAGCTACAACCACCACAGCCGGCTACACAGGCAGAG agCATTCAACCACGGCTTACATTCTGGGAGGGAAGGCCAAGGATTTCACATCCTGATCCCAACCATCCTGGGCCTTTTCCTGATAGCACTTGTGGGGCTCTTGGTGAAAAGGGCCATtcaaaggagaaaag CCCTCTCCAGGAGAGTTCGCCGACTGGCAGTGAGGATGAGAGCTCTGGAGGCCTCCCAGCGGCCTCTGGCCTCGCGGCGGCTGCGCTCCCAAAACAACGTCTACAGCGCCTGCCCGCGGCGCGCTCGGCCGGCAGACGCTGCGG GCGAGGGGGAGGCCCCGGTCCCTGGCCCGGGAATGTCGGCGCCCCCAGCTCCGCCGCAG ATCCCATAA
- the PIGR gene encoding polymeric immunoglobulin receptor isoform X1, whose translation MSVTGTLTSASLRRQRSVNSCGYCLSASPKTSAWVAQPPQKPPAMTLFLLACLLAAFPVVSMKSPIFGPQEVSSVEGNSVSIRCYYPPTSVNRHTRKYWCRQGASGRCTTLISSEGYVSNDYAGRANLTNFPENGTFVVDVAHLTQNDSGRYKCGLGISSRGLSFDVSLEVSQGPELPSDTQVYTVDMGRTVTINCPFKRENAQKKKSLCKKTGQSCILVIDSSKYVHPQYSGRISLIIQGTSQSTFSVVIQQVKFKDAGLYVCQAGADSSGDKKNADLQVLKPEPELVYGDLRSSVSFDCAVGPEMANVAKFLCRVRNGETCDVVINTLSTRDPDFEGRILLTPKDKNGHFSVLITGLRKEDAGLYLCGAHSDGLMQDGTSVQAWQLFVNEETMMPHSSSVVKGVAGSSVSVLCPYSPKEGSTSKYWCRWEGAGNGRCPLLVESQGLVQEQYEGRLALLDEPGNGTYTVILNQLTPEDAGFYWCLTNGDTRWRTTVELKVIEGKPNLKVPETVTAVLGKTLKLPCHFPCKFYSHEKYWCKWSNKGCQVLPSQDEGPSGAFVNCDQNSRIISLNLNSVTKEDEGWYWCGVKQGHSYGETAAVYVAVEEKVQESSDVSPANANAAPGELVEPRAREIENKAVQDPRLFAEERVVEDAGDPAGGSGAPADTSSSKGQSGTSKVLFSTLVSLGLVLVLGAVAVGVARARHRKNVDRVSVASYRTDIGMSDFENSREFGANDNMGASPVTQETSLEGKDEFNTTTESTPETKEPKKAKRSSKEEAEMAYTAFLLQASNVAAEAQDGPKEA comes from the exons ATGAGTGTCACAGGGACGCTAACATCAGCTAGCCTCAGAAGACAGAGGAGCGTCAATTCCTGTGGTTATTGTCTTTCAGCATCTCCCAAGACGTCAGCCTGGGTGGCACAGCCCCCTCAGAAGCCACCAGCAATGACACTCTTCTTGCTTGCCTGCCTGCTGGCTGCCTTTCCAG TGGTTTCCATGAAGAGTCCCATATTTGGCCCCCAGGAAGTGAGCAGTGTGGAAGGTAACTCAGTGTCCATCAGGTGCTACTACCCACCCACCTCTGTCAACCGGCACACCCGGAAGTACTGGTGCCGGCAGGGAGCCAGCGGCCGCTGTACAACCCTCATCTCCTCTGAGGGCTACGTCTCCAATGACTACGCGGGCAGAGCTAACCTCACTAACTTCCCAGAGAATGGCACATTTGTGGTGGATGTCGCCCACCTAACCCAGAATGACTCTGGGCGTTACAAGTGTGGCCTGGGCATCAGTAGCCGAGGCCTGTCCTTTGACGTCAGCCTGGAGGTCAGCCAGG GTCCTGAGCTCCCAAGTGATACTCAAGTCTACACAGTAGACATGGGCAGAACGGTGACCATCAACTGCCCTTTCAAGAGGGAGAATGCTCAGAAGAAGAAGTCCTTGTGCAAGAAGACAGGCCAGTCCTGTATACTAGTCATTGACTCCAGTAAGTATGTGCACCCGCAGTACAGTGGCAGAATCAGCCTTATTATTCAGGGTACCAGCCAATCCACGTTCAGCGTTGTCATCCAACAAGTCAAATTCAAAGATGCTGGGCTGTATGTCTGCCAGGCTGGGGCTGATTCCAGTGGGGATAAGAAGAATGCTGATCTCCAAGTGCTAAAGCCAGAACCCGAGCTGGTTTATGGAGACCTGAGAAGCTCGGTGTCCTTTGACTGTGCTGTGGGCCCTGAGATGGCAAATGTGGCCAAATTTTTGTGCCGGGTGAGGAATGGGGAAACATGTGATGTGGTCATCAACACCCTGAGCACGAGAGATCCGGACTTTGAGGGCAGGATCCTACTCACCccgaaggataagaatggtcacttcagtGTGCTGATCACAGGACTGAGAAAGGAAGATGCAGGGCTCTACCTGTGTGGAGCCCACTCTGATGGACTGATGCAAGATGGCACTTCCGTCCAGGCTTGGCAACTCTTCGTTAATGAGG AGACCATGATGCCCCACAGCTCTTCTGTGGTGAAGGGTGTAGCTGGAAGCTCCGTGTCGGTGCTCTGCCCCTACAGCCCGAAGGAGGGCAGCACGTCCAAGTACTGGTGCCGCTGGGAGGGGGCAGGCAACGGCCGCTGCCCCCTGCTGGTGGAGAGCCAGGGGCTGGTGCAGGAGCAGTACGAGGGCAGACTGGCACTGCTGGATGAGCCTGGCAATGGCACCTACACCGTCATACTCAACCAGCTCACCCCCGAGGACGCCGGCTTCTACTGGTGTCTGACCAATGGTGACACTCGCTGGAGGACCACAGTGGAGCTCAAGGTTATTGAAG GAAAACCGAACCTCAAGGTACCAGAGACTGTCACTGCTGTGCTGGGAAAGACCCTCAAGCTGCCCTGCCACTTTCCATGCAAATTCTACTCCCATGAGAAATACTGGTGCAAGTGGAGCAACAAGGGCTGCCAGGTCCTGCCCAGCCAAGATGAAGGACCCAGTGGGGCCTTTGTGAACTGTGACCAGAACAGCCGGATCATTTCCCTGAACCTGAACTCAGTCACCAAGGAGGATGAGGGCTGGTACTGGTGTGGGGTGAAGCAGGGCCACAGCTATGGAGAGACGGCCGCTGTGTATGTGGCAGTTGAGGAGAAAGTACAGG AGTCCTCCGATGTCAGCCCAGCAAATGCAAATGCTGCTCCTGGTGAGTTGGTAGAGCCAAGGGCCAGGGAGATTGAAAACAAAGCTGTGCAGGATCCCAGGCTTTTTGCGGAGGAAAGAGTGGTGGAGGATGCAGGAGACCCAGCCGGTGGGAGTGGAGCACCAGCAGATACCAGCAG CTCTAAGGGGCAAAGCGGGACTTCCAAAGTGCTGTTCTCCACCCTGGTGTCCTTGGGCCTGGTGCTGGTGCTGGGAGCTGTAGCTGTTGGGGTAGCCAGAGCCCGGCACAGAAAGAATGTGG ACCGGGTTTCAGTTGCAAGCTACAGGACAGACATAGGCATGTCAGACTTTGAGAATTCCAGGGAATTTGGAGCCAATGACAACATGGGAGCTTCTCCAGTCACTCAGGAGACATCCCTTGAAGGAAAAGACG AGTTCAACACCACCACGGAGAGCACCCCAGAGACCAAAGAACCTAAGAAGGCAAAAAGG TCATCCAAGGAAGAAGCCGAGATGGCCTACACAGCCTTCCTGCTCCAGGCCAGCAATGTGGCCGCTGAGGCCCAGGACGGGCCCAAGGAAGCCTAA
- the FCMR gene encoding fas apoptotic inhibitory molecule 3 isoform X1 has translation MGPCSGRSQGLWLWSLCFLPVSWALTILPEVHVDGELGGSIIIKCPIPKMQVRMYLCRETSRPGICATVVSSNNFIKKEYMGRVTLLQSPDKNLFLVKMTELTENDSGDYACGVGTHTDRGKTQKVTLNIHSEYEPLWEEDPMPEPPKWFHQFLHQQVPYWFQMPTHASSSKFTSKVITRAQRTETPPVYQPSTTTLTIHHPRVSRASSVAAAKSPTLLPSTTVSKTSAQEGLLRPQTASYNHHSRLHRQRAFNHGLHSGREGQGFHILIPTILGLFLIALVGLLVKRAIQRRKALSRRVRRLAVRMRALEASQRPLASRRLRSQNNVYSACPRRARPADAAGEGEAPVPGPGMSAPPAPPQEYEAPWLHASSLKTGSEYVGFYHQSDAKREDAVSDDYINIPA, from the exons ATGGGACCTTGCTCTGGAAGGAGCCAGGGCCTCTGGCTTTGGTCACTTTGCTTCCTGCCAG TATCCTGGGCTCTGACGATCCTCCCAGAAGTCCATGTGGATGGGGAGCTGGGTGGATCCATTATCATCAAGTGCCCAATTCCTAAAATGCAAGTGCGGATGTATCTGTGCCGCGAGACAAGTAGACCTGGAATATGTGCCACTGTGGTGTCCAGCAACAACTTCATCAAGAAGGAGTACATGGGCAGAGTCACTCTGCTGCAGTCCCCAGACAAGAATCTGTTCCTAGTGAAGATGACAGAACTGACCGAAAATGACAGTGGAGACTATGCTTGTGGGgtgggcacacacacagacaggggCAAGACCCAGAAAGTCACCCTCAACATCCACAGTG AGTATGAGCCACTCTGGGAAGAGGATCCAATGCCTGAGCCTCCAAAATGGTTTCATCAATTTCTGCACCAGCAGGTACCCTATTGGTTCCAGATGCCTACGCATGCCAGTTCTTCCAAATTCACATCCAAAG TTATCACACGGGCTCAGAGGACTGAGACCCCTCCAGTCTACCAACCTTCCACCACCACCCTAACCATCCACCACCCTCGAGTTTCTAGAGCATCTTCAGTAGCAGCAGCCAAGTCCCCAACCCTCCTGCCAtccaccacagtttcaaagaccTCAGCTCAGGAGGGGCTGCTCAGGCCTCAGACCGCCAGCTACAACCACCACAGCCGGCTACACAGGCAGAG agCATTCAACCACGGCTTACATTCTGGGAGGGAAGGCCAAGGATTTCACATCCTGATCCCAACCATCCTGGGCCTTTTCCTGATAGCACTTGTGGGGCTCTTGGTGAAAAGGGCCATtcaaaggagaaaag CCCTCTCCAGGAGAGTTCGCCGACTGGCAGTGAGGATGAGAGCTCTGGAGGCCTCCCAGCGGCCTCTGGCCTCGCGGCGGCTGCGCTCCCAAAACAACGTCTACAGCGCCTGCCCGCGGCGCGCTCGGCCGGCAGACGCTGCGG GCGAGGGGGAGGCCCCGGTCCCTGGCCCGGGAATGTCGGCGCCCCCAGCTCCGCCGCAG GAGTACGAAGCTCCCTGGCTCCATGCCTCGTCTTTGAAGACCGGCAGTGAATATGTGGGTTTCTACCACCAATCTGATGCCAAGAGGGAGGATGCTGTTTCGGATGACTACATCAATATTCCTGCCTGA